A window of the Chanodichthys erythropterus isolate Z2021 chromosome 21, ASM2448905v1, whole genome shotgun sequence genome harbors these coding sequences:
- the LOC137011271 gene encoding neurexophilin-2, translated as MRLLCWSVLLLIQWILRKVHGLEKQVGKSLDYLEQGPSGTVFKSLPHGAGGVKPPYQTSRIFSTMDHTPVKPKPPTYSFQNPYEWVRNQSQLLDQTGYRPKRKPSLKTSMKTKKIFGWGDFYFNVKTLKFSLLVTGKIVDHVNGTFTVYFRHNSSSLGNVSVSIVPPTKVVEFEVLQQQNPLHPEIQFHPPQQSTIDPKDIKTFNCRVEYEKTDRSKKPKPCLYDPSQTCFTENTQSHSSWLCAKPFKVICIFISFFSIDYKLVQKVCPDYNFQSEHPYLG; from the coding sequence GTGCACGGCTTGGAGAAACAGGTGGGCAAATCTCTGGATTACCTGGAGCAGGGACCGTCCGGCACAGTCTTCAAGAGCCTCCCGCACGGAGCAGGAGGAGTCAAACCTCCGTACCAAACCTCCAGGATATTCTCCACAATGGACCACACGCCCGTCAAACCCAAACCGCCCACCTACAGCTTCCAGAACCCGTACGAATGGGTCCGAAACCAGTCGCAGCTCCTGGACCAAACAGGCTACCGACCCAAGCGCAAACCTTCCCTCAAAACCTCCATGAAGACTAAAAAGATCTTCGGCTGGGGCGACTTCTACTTCAACGTCAAGACGCTCAAGTTCAGCCTGCTGGTGACCGGCAAGATCGTGGACCACGTCAACGGGACGTTCACCGTCTACTTCCGCCACAACTCCTCCAGTCTCGGGAACGTGTCGGTCAGCATCGTTCCTCCGACCAAGGTGGTGGAGTTCGAGGTTCTCCAGCAGCAGAACCCGCTCCACCCGGAGATCCAGTTCCACCCGCCGCAGCAGTCCACCATCGACCCCAAAGACATCAAAACCTTCAACTGTCGCGTGGAGTACGAGAAGACGGACCGCTCCAAGAAGCCCaaaccctgcctgtacgacccgTCGCAGACCTGCTTCACCGAGAACACCCAGTCGCACTCGTCCTGGCTCTGCGCCAAACCCTTCAAGGTCATCTGCATCTTCATCTCCTTCTTCAGCATCGATTACAAGCTGGTGCAGAAGGTCTGTCCGGACTACAACTTTCAGAGCGAACATCCTTACCTCGGATGA